DNA sequence from the Cucumis melo cultivar AY chromosome 6, USDA_Cmelo_AY_1.0, whole genome shotgun sequence genome:
ATTTGGACAGATTGAAAGCATacatcataatcatactttgtaagttggaaagaatattttcaacTTCCTTCTTCAGCATTATGGTATACCTTGTCATTCACTTATCATATGAAATCAAGGTTATTGGTCCGATttcttatagttggatgtatcccattgaaagaagttTACACTTTTTGAAACAGTATATTCGACACAAAGCACGTCTCGAGGGGTCTATTGCAGAAGcgtatgtgatgaatgaatcaaGCATCTTTTTTTGCATTACCTAAGTGGTATTGAGACTTGATTCACAAAagatgagcgaaatgatgataccattccAGAAGATAAGGTGATTGGTGAGTTTGAAACTTTCAAGTAGACAGTACAATCATTAGGTGTGTCAAGTCTTCGTACTTTATCATAGGAAGAGAAACGCTTCTTCCATTGGTACATCGTCaacaatgtagatgaaatattggagtatcgcaagtaagcatttcttaggtatagttggtgagtatttgttatacattatTACAAAAATTAAACTCATATTCATCCCCGTCAAAAAACATTTTAGGCTAATACGTTGATAGGCTCAAAATACTATTGATTTGTACAAAAGACATCAACGGGGATTCCTTGAATAGTTTTGAGCACATGTATATGGTGTGCACGTATGACATGCATGCATTAACGTATTTATGCAGTGAATGTATATAATCATTGTCACATTGATTTCAGGTTATAAAATTGCGTGAGACTGAAAATCTATCTTATGATTTATTCTCACTTGTGATGGGACCATCATTTGACGTTCATTATTATAATGGATGCATCATGGGTAGGTTGAGATTTCACACGTCAGAGTGTGATTCTCGGCACATTACACAAAATAGTAGAGTGATGGTAATCGGTGAAAACGATGCTAGTGGAAGTGGTaacaataatttctacggtaTTCTGGATGAAGTGTTGCACGTTCAATATTCAATGGGAAGAAGCGTTTGACTATTTAAGTGTCGGCGTGGTATGACACGGACGTCAACAAAATTCCAAGAACATATGTGGAATTAGAGTACAAAGCTATTAACATGTCCCATTTTTGGTTCGTCGAGGAATCGATAATTCTTGCGATGCAAGCACAACAAGTATTTTACCTAGATGACCAAAAAAATGGTAGTAATTGAAAAGTTGTGTGAGTAGTCCAAAATAAGCATATATAGGACGTGCCCGAAGTGAACaatgttgagaatgagcaacTAAATGTACTAGAAATCATTGTCGACCATCGAGTGGATGTTCAcattgaggatgacactctatgtAGGACTGATGTAGATCACACAATCATTGAAAGACTGCTTGTGCATCATGTCACTGATGACTTCATTGATGATGGGGATGAACAATTGTCACATGAAAGCGGAACAAGCGACGATGAATGATAGTGACGAAccacgtacccacatatttgtttaatttatatttCGAATCTGATTATGTGTTCCTATATGCTTATTGGATGTTTGTTTTCTACGTCCACAGGTACTATGTTGTCATTTCCGAGTGGTTTTGATAAGATAAATACGATGTTTTCCTCGAGTTTGCCAAGGATCTAGATAATCCTACAGAAGGATCGTCATCGGTGGGTGATAATTTGGGTGGTCTAATGGTACGTTTTAACCAGGTGATAGACATATAtatgcgaaagacatttccagTCTGCTGCCTTAAGTGGGTGGACATAGGCAGAGAATACATCGAGGTCGTCTAGGGCGACCTACAGGTACATCCACTACAcagttttcatttgaaacatatttaagttaaccaagctaatgtgtaGTTTTTCTAATGTGTAGCATTTTTTCGTgtttgatttcaatgatcaagcaatgaatagatTTTTTGAACATCAAATGCTCAatacctttaaagagtttcagGGCGATTGTCACACACTTCAAAAAATACAGCGACCTTGAGGAGGCACATGCCAACCTACCACACATATATTGGTGGGACGTAatgaggattgacactaccTCTGTGATCATTACATGAGATGCGCATTCCAGGTAAGCAACTAAATGCTTTGTAAtggttaattcaaattttaatatgtaaaagaaataaacaatataattgttttcatgtagGAGTAATCACAAACCAACAAGGTTGTTAGATAGAAGTAGCTTTACAATCATAGCAGCAGGTCGAAGTCGTCTCTAAAACTATAGTATGAGCTCGCTGAGCAAAGAGGGGAGTtggtcgatcgtgtggagttATTCTGGAAAACACATGTTCGAGACAGAACTTTCGTGTCGCATGCCGCTGAGGATGCATATATAAGTTATCCAAGCAATACTTTTGCCCTTATTTGtcctttttaatatatatttttaacttACTAAATTAGTTACTAAAAtcgttgcagaatcaaatgctggaactccagtcCCAGAATACCTTAGAGGGTACTCGGCCACTCTTTGAGGACGAGATATGTGAGATGGTGTTGGATAGATGACCAGACTACTCAAAAGACCTTGGTTGGGAACCCAAGCCCAAGGCCCACAAGATGGCCAGGGCGAGCAGTGCCATGACCTCGTGTTTGCAATCCACGGTAGAGCTCTAATTACGGGTTGAGCTTGATGAAGCTAAACGAGCGATTGAAGAACATACACGAAAGCAAGACACGTTAGCTTCAGAAGTGGAACGAACGCGGAAGCTCATAGAAGATATGACTGAAGCAcaacaaggaccaccacatgatccctagctttacgatacgtatatatgtttccattattcttaagttcttgaaataACATTATTcagtgatgatatgcatatctattgaacttagacacttttgtatcattgtaagTCCTTCGGTGTAGAATGGCATACGAGGCTCGTTAGAAGACGTACATTATTTTGTATGGCTTTCTGTGCATTTTTTTTGGAAcgtttactattttttatttgtattatgaactttattaaaaaaaatttaactttttttttttattatgaacaTGTACTATTTTTCATTACATAATcatattaaaatttttgttcaatttgatATTGTGATTTAATTTACCAATTTATCGTGAATCTTCtataattgaataaaaaatgaatacagatattataattgaacaaaaaaattttgaaaaaaaattaaaaaatatatatttaaatatttttcgaTGCACCACATACGTCGAAAATATGGTGCAAATGTTGCATCGGAGATGGTTATTTCTGACGCATGGCTGACGTCGGACATATGGATGTCGGGGATAGTTATTTCTGATGCATAGCTAACGTCGGACATGTTGACAGTAGGGATAGTTTGTTTCCAACGCGTGGATGACGTTGGTAACGCTACCGTCAGAAGAAATATATTCTCGATGTCGTGTTGGTAATATATTCTCCTGACGCATTTCTTTCGACTGTCTTTTCGACGTCTCTTTCGGCGTTGGAAACTTAATTCCTGACATGATTTACACTTCTTCTGACGTTTTTGTGCATTGGGAGTGGCCCCACTTTTTGTAGTGCCTTTATCGTTGTCGTCTCGTTCGCGTGTTGGGAGTGCCTTTCACAACGCGTCTCTCACGACACTCTTTTCGACCTCCATTTCTACGTTAGCGTAGCCTTTCCCAATGCAACCCTAACTTCTACCGATGCAGAGACccccttcttcttgtagtgTAAGGAATTTATCAAGATGACAACTTTACTTTCAGCCCCAAGTTTTTCTCCCGATTGATTGAAATCATTTGTCAAATTCTTGAATTCATCCAAGTTCTCATTTAGAGTCTTGGATTGAttcattttaaaagaaaataaaaagtttcTCCCTCACATAGAGTTTGTTTGGTAAGTCTTTCTTGTCATAGAGTGCCTTTAATTTCTCCCATATTTCATATGTTGAGAATTAGGATTTCATAAGTCTGTCTCCTCCATGCTCTGCTTATCTACTTAAATCATTGTTGTTGGTAATTTCTCTGGATCTTTACTAGCTTTTTATGTCTTTTGAGAACTCAAAATTGCTTGAATTCTTTTTTCCCAAAGAGTAAAATCTCCTCCTCCATTAATCCTTTTTATTTCGAACTTTATTGTAACCAATGAAAAATTCAAAAACTCTAGGGTCTTCAAGAACGTAGCTCTAATACCAATTGATAAAATCTTCGgatataaaaacaaaagatatttttttaCCTTTTATGCTTACCAATGCATTATTGATAGCTTGCAGTTATTATGATGGACAGCTGCCGCTTTTTTTCTCTTAGCTAGGACTAAAAAGTAAAGGAAAAGGATAAAGGTTTATTGtgcatttctttccttttataCATATAGAGTTTTCTTTCCCCTTTCTTCCGAGCCTTCTTCCGTTTCATGAATGAAGGACCACCAAGTCTTCAACAATGGAGCGAAAGAAATTTAGGAGagtagaaaagaagaaaagaaaaagtatcAATGCAGAGATTTAAAGTGATCCGGCAAAAGCACCTACATCCACTTCTGAAAACTATCAATCTATTCATTTTAATAGATTACAAGACCAAGAATACAAATAAGTGCCAAGAAACTCCCCTTCTATAGAGTGGTTAAATGTACTAAAAATTAACTAACTATAACTAATTTCTAGTTTTTAGTTTCTCACCTCTTGAACTGTGTTTTTAAACAATTCTTGAACTGTTTTTAAACAAATCCAGCAAGGAAGTTGAGTTCAAAATTATTTCTCcaacaaagaagaaagaagtatTAAAAGCAACAAATCTGAAAATCAACAGACCAAGAGAGATAAATTGAGAGATCTGTTAAAAAACCGACAAAGAGCACATCGAGGGAAGAACACGAAGAAAATTCGGTTGACAAAAAGCTTTTAGAGGTAAAAGATTTAAGGGCTTGAGATGAGGGATCTTGCAGAAGATAGAAGAAGTTAGAGTTTCAAAGGAATGTGAAGAAAGGCCAAGAAAGGACAGCGTAGGAAAGAGGAGCGTGAGAAAAATGAGTGTCAGAGAGATCAAAATCCAAATGAAGAAAGCTTTGAAAGGGAAAGAATTAATAGTTTGAAAGGAAAGAAGCTGCCAGGAGTTAAAAGAGTTGAGAAGGACAAAAGATGTTCTGAGAGGAGTAAAAGACGCTTACGATCGATATATTAAATTGATGTTTTCAAGTCATGGTGAATGGATATAATAAACCGATGATATAGAAACTCGGACCCCCAAACACTGAATTGAGTTTAAAACTTATCTCATCTCATGCCCCTTAAACAGACCCTTGGGATTACTTTTACAACAAGGTATTTACGATTACTATCAATtcataaatcataaacaaaAGGGTGTATTTTTTAACTCTTCAATAAATTTGCCTCTAATAGATTTCCATCCTCTTTATGGCCTCTAATCAATCAGACTCGAGCAATCCCAACCCAAAACCCATGCCTAGGAACTCTAATACCAAAATGGACCAAGCCTAAGAAATTAAAGTACACTGAACACCGCACATTTGCAATAAACATTGAAATTGACTTTCCACTAGTTCCTATACCCACCCCCCCACATACACATTGAACCGTGAACTGCGTACTTAAAACTGCAAATTATTATCTATtgcattatttaaaattaacatATATTATGAAAGACAGCAGTTTTAACGTTGTAGAACACAGAGGCTCATAAATCAACTCTTCTCGCTACCGTGATATGAACCCCGGTTCTTGTCATATAGTTCTTCCAAAATTGAAACCAAAGCCAATTTAGACTGAACCATGCTTCTTAAAGAAGGAAATGACAGAATTGTAAACAATGTTGTTGGCGTCAACCCCCATGATGTAATCAGCATGGGCATAGTTCTGGATGAACTGGACGGCGAACTTGTCAACGTCATGAAGCTTGAAATGGTCGAGGAGGCGGTTGACGTCTTTCACATCAGAGAGGGCGTCTCGACCGCCATAGCTGATGAAAATGGCGAGGTCATGTGGAATGTTGGAGAGATTGTATAATGGGGGATTGATTTCTCCATAGTGCATCAAGTTGTAGTCTGTTCTCCCATAATTGTATTTTGCCAATACTCCACTTCTAACAGCTTTTCCAACCCAATCAAAACACACACATTTATTAACATTAATGTTTTCTATgtataaatttaaatcaaaacATCCCTTCTACCGAATTTGCCACAATGTGTGGTATTGCTTAATAATATGTATGGGCTTACTTTGGGCTAAGTGAACCATGTTCTTTGTCGATGTTGATTGAGGTTCGTTCTTCAGAAAGAGTTCAACGGTAGATGAATTGAGACAACAATTATGTCCTGCATTTTGTTAATTGAGTTGAATttgtaaataaattattaatagGTCTCCAACATGCATCTCTCCTTCTATAATAATCTATTAATTATAACTTTTTCTTCCTAATTACTACATAGTGGTCTTACATATATTATTGTGAAGGATTTCATAATCAATCACTTCAAAACAAAGTTGtgaattattttttaaagagTTCTAAACTAATTCAAAGCGATATCAAACATGGTTTAAAGAGCCCAAAAAGTAGTTTTAACACTATTAAGAAAAGAAGTGATTTTTAGAAAGTCAAAAGGTCTACCAGTGAAAGCAGATAACAAATCGTAGCAATTGACTCCTGGGTGAGTGCACCAAACTTTCAGAAGTTCCCCCACTTCCTTCCTGATATTTGtaatatattaaacaaaaagaaaaagaaaaagaaaaagaaaaaagattgcTATATggtaaattgaaaaaatgttTTACAATTTTCctatattatatttgtaaataagttGTCCATgggctatatatatatatggacaGAGCAAAATATCATTatctattattttaattcttACGTTTGGGATCTTTTCATAAAACTTCAATTTTTAGAATCTTAATGTACGATTATAAAGAAGAAGATACAAATTTCACTCCACAGCTTTAATTAActtgaaaattattattaattttcaatttttaaaatatagtataaattcaacttttctttttaagttccatttgtatatcaaaatatgtatatataaaccaTCATTTTGAAAcacacattttcaaatataacaaaatattactATTTAGGTgaaaataggtttttttttttttttagttttgctattcacaataattttgaagagtatataattttttttgttattatttctaaatactgtaaaatgaatcaaaatataacaaaatatactattatatgtatttatttGTATCATGTTAGACATAGATAGTAGTCTACATAGATAGTAGTCTAGAGTGGTTTATCTCACGCTAGATTAAGTtactttaaaaatatttataaatacttttaaaagttttatcatttaaatatttttccttttattttaataattaaaagcaagaattatgttttttatttattaagaaagaaattgaaaagtAGGTATCGGGAAAAAGGAGAAATTACGTACCCTTTTGGATTGAACTCTGCAATACCCAACAGCCCGTAAACCTtctgtaaatattttgtataCGTTAGATTTAcgtaagaaaaaaatatttttcaagaaactcatttttgtaaaaattgtttaaaatatattttaaaaataatagcTTTGAATAGTTTCcaaaaactttaatttttttttaaaataacttattttttaaattaaaattttgaaaatgtaattaaaaacaaaattggctaaaatttagaaaaacaattgtataaacaaaaagttaaaaaatatccCAAAGGAAAGGTAAATAATATAGTAAATCTGTGCCTATAGTTTAAGCGAGATTGTtttccaaaaactaacaaaatatttataaatatagtaaaatgtttCGTTCCCtcataaacaaaatatttacaaatataatataatgtttatGTCTAATATTGATGGAGACTAAAACTAATAAACTACGATCATCTTCAATCCTCGGTAGGATgtgacattttttatatttaagaatatttAAAAGATACATATCACTTTAAACAATTGTCCATTTAAAAGTAGAAGAATGTAGTAGCATAGCATATACCTCGGGGAGAAGTGATCGGGCAGCAAGGACACCAATAGGGGTAGTCATGTGGCTGAGATATGCGATTGGGCTCAAGAATGCCACGGAATGCAATTGGTTCACCAACTTCCCTTCCGACAATGAGGCTAGTACTATTAGTGTTCCCTGTTCTCCTCGTAAACACACAAACCCTCTCATACTTCCATCTTTCAAACTTAATTTCTCAAAATGAATAATCTACTTTATTATATacttcaaaaggaaaaaaaaaagagagagagagagagagagagaggctCACTAGTGAATGACCAACGTAGTGGATCTTCTGAGAAGTTTGTTGAAAAACATGGTCGAAAACTGCGGGAAGATCATAGAGTACCAGCTCGTCCCAAGACCAATTCCAGAAAGCTTGGTCGGTTGGGTTCAGCGTGGTATGTCGGCGGCTGAACCGAGTGCCTCGAGTATTTGCGATCCAAACATCGTACCCATCATCAGCAAGTATCATTGGCAGGTTTTGTTCCGGCGAATTCAATAGCCATGTTACTCCGTCCTGTCCAAATCAAAagtaaagtaaagaaaaagaaatgtcCGAACTTATTGAAAACGTCTTCTTTCATGAGATTATTATtagttattatttaataaaaattgataaaacTAGCATCTAGATTAAATTAGAAATACAGGGACTTAAACTGGAATgaatattccttttttttttggccaaaatagaatttaaatcCTATAATCATAAAATTGTTCATCAATTCTATTGTCAATAAAATTACTACGTTATTCCTTTGGCCTGCCtttcatatatttatataatgtATGGGGGTGGGGTGGGGTGGGGTGGAGCAATAAACAAAAGATAGTGAAcactttaatttaaattttagtaaataaaacaagaaaaaaacaGCAATGCTTTAATTATTGCACTAAAAAAAGGCACCAGTCtgaaaaaattatcaaaagaaTGGTGCTGCTCAGTCATAATGCCTCGTGACACCAGCCTCTCAATGTGGAATACCATTATGCCACAATATATATCCCCCCAAAGTAATATAGTGGAAAAGATTAAGCAACTTAgtttaacaacaacaacaacaataataataatgtcaCACGACACCCACAAACACAAACTtatcacaaaaaagaaaaaagtaacaCTTTTTTTAAAGGcactaaaagaaaaattaattggtttACTAATAAAAGGTACTTAATTGGGATAATTTTCATGATGTTGTTTGGAAAAATCTAATTAACAAAAGTACCTCACATAACAATCATGTTCGAAGTGTATTTAAATTGCAATTTTGTTAGTGCCATGGTTAGAGgagttttaatttgattttatgaGTAGACAGCATAAACTAACTTAATTTCTTATTagtctatatatataaatatatatataaatatatatatatatatatatatatatatatatatatatatatatgttttaatcaattgaaaaatgtttagatataataatatttttcctaAGAGAAAACATACCACAAGCACACCATGCTGTATAATGACCGGCTGCTTCTTGCTTTTACCACCATTTCCACGACGACCTTCCGAGATTCTTTGCACGCTCAAAATGTATCCATCTTTCGTTGTAAcctattttattataataatagcTTAATATTACAGTTGGAGTTGGGGTTTTTTTTAAGGATTGTCAAATTCATATTTTATATGTTACCCTTCTATTccataattattatttaataaaatagtgtttaccataatttttcgtttttcttattccaggttttaattttagttagtttttattttataaaacattcctaaaaaaaagtgaatattaaaattaattacaatATTGGGGGAATTGTGAAAAAATGAGAACGTGgacaaaatattattattaattaattgtggtgggtttttgtcaatagtttgtaaaagaaatttcatttctagaaagaaaaagaaaaagaaaaagaaaggtgTTGATATAAATGGAGAATAATGTGTGCCATACCCATACCCatctttttctatatatattatcgtgtttgaattaaaaatagataatatcgtattttggaaaaaaaaaatagagggaATAATGATCTTATTTACTATTTAGGACCAACACATTTTAACTCGAGTCCTCAATACATATATAACAGTGTTAGATAGTCCTATGTACATACATAATTGAACTAAGTTGTTATCCTCCATTGTACCTAAACGATACTCAATCAGTGAAAAGAAAATTCTTAAGACcaagtttttgtttaaaaatcataacatcatttttttaaattaatttgataaaaaggtttaaattaaattttgaattctttCAAATGGATTTTCAATTtcttagaagaaaaaaatattaaactcCAAATCTATCCTAAATACAGAACaccaataaatctaaaaaaaaaaacaattaaaaaaaacgatATTTTAAGGGGTAAAAAATGAAGTTGAgggataatgaaaaaaaaaaaaaaaagttagtgCTTATAAATTTAGCttctaaaaataagaaaattaaaaccgAAATTTCGAAGATTAAGCCTATTgcttctaattttttaaaacttctcttttcattttctttattttttttcttattatgatttaaatgaaaagaatCGGTAGGAAGCATATATGAATACAAGAAAATTGTAGTAAATGTTATATTTAtaagataaattttaaaaattaaaaaaaaaaagtgattatGAAAATTCTGAAAAATTGTTATAATTAAGAATGTTTGTACATGCATTGTTGTGGATAGAAAAGGTTAATTTCTACCTGAATTTCTTGGCACTTATAGCCATAAATGGTAACAGCAGAAGCACAGATGCCCAATTCCTCAGTGGGACCAATAACGACGCC
Encoded proteins:
- the LOC103491778 gene encoding triacylglycerol lipase 2 isoform X1, with the translated sequence MASFRGFSVVMTMVLTVVLGGCCVGGHGVVIGPTEELGICASAVTIYGYKCQEIQVTTKDGYILSVQRISEGRRGNGGKSKKQPVIIQHGVLVDGVTWLLNSPEQNLPMILADDGYDVWIANTRGTRFSRRHTTLNPTDQAFWNWSWDELVLYDLPAVFDHVFQQTSQKIHYVGHSLGTLIVLASLSEGKLVNQLHSVAFLSPIAYLSHMTTPIGVLAARSLLPEKVYGLLGIAEFNPKGKEVGELLKVWCTHPGVNCYDLLSAFTGHNCCLNSSTVELFLKNEPQSTSTKNMVHLAQTVRSGVLAKYNYGRTDYNLMHYGEINPPLYNLSNIPHDLAIFISYGGRDALSDVKDVNRLLDHFKLHDVDKFAVQFIQNYAHADYIMGVDANNIVYNSVISFFKKHGSV
- the LOC103491778 gene encoding triacylglycerol lipase 2 isoform X2 → MASFRGFSVVMTMVLTVVLGGCCVGGHGVVIGPTEELGICASAVTIYGYKCQEIQVTTKDGYILSVQRISEGRRGNGGKSKKQPVIIQHGVLVDGVTWLLNSPEQNLPMILADDGYDVWIANTRGTRFSRRHTTLNPTDQAFWNWSWDELVLYDLPAVFDHVFQQTSQKIHYVGHSLGTLIVLASLSEGKLVNQLHSVAFLSPIAYLSHMTTPIGVLAARSLLPEVYGLLGIAEFNPKGKEVGELLKVWCTHPGVNCYDLLSAFTGHNCCLNSSTVELFLKNEPQSTSTKNMVHLAQTVRSGVLAKYNYGRTDYNLMHYGEINPPLYNLSNIPHDLAIFISYGGRDALSDVKDVNRLLDHFKLHDVDKFAVQFIQNYAHADYIMGVDANNIVYNSVISFFKKHGSV